From one Danio rerio strain Tuebingen ecotype United States chromosome 19, GRCz12tu, whole genome shotgun sequence genomic stretch:
- the edn1 gene encoding endothelin-1 precursor (The RefSeq protein has 2 substitutions compared to this genomic sequence): protein MHLRIIFPVLTMLTSGFFDFGAPASLGPGTAPARHSRNKRCSCASFLDKECVYFCHLDIIWVNTPERTVSYGLGNAPRKKRSVTEPVVLESRCKCADSQDKTCSSFCQADSALQFKAASDRAIRAAQGHDCAGKQCKHKLAETQTKIRRLRTTKQTDVLSGKKKIQLLLEKWRMRRNHRSQAWISENS, encoded by the exons ATGCATTTGAGGATTATTTTCCCAGTTCTGACCATGCTGACATCTGGATTTTTTGACTTtg GTGCTCCAGCATCTTTGGGTCCAGGCACAGCACCAGCACGTCACTCCAGGAATAAGAGATGCTCCTGCGCAAGTTTTCTGGATAAAGAGTGCGTCTACTTTTGCCACCTGGACATAATATGGGTGAACACACCAGA GCGAACGGTGTCATATGGACTTGGAAACGCTCCACGCAAGAAGCGCTCGGTCACAGAACCTGTTGTGCTCGAGTCACGCTGCAAATGTGCAGATAGTCAAGACAAAACATGCTCTTCATTCTGCCAAGCGGACAGTGCGTTACA GTTTAAAGCAGCGTCAGACAGGGCGATCCGCGCCGCCCAGGGCCACGATTGTGCTGGGAAGCAATGCAAACACACGCTGGCAGAAACACAGACAAAGATTAGAAG GGTGAGAACCACAAAACAAACTGATGTTCTCTCTGGAAAGAAGAAGATCCAGCTTCTCCTGGAAAAATGGAGAATGAGGCGAAACCACAGAAGCCAAGCGTGGATTTCTGAAAACTCATAG